Proteins encoded together in one Jaculus jaculus isolate mJacJac1 chromosome 7, mJacJac1.mat.Y.cur, whole genome shotgun sequence window:
- the LOC101601757 gene encoding 60S ribosomal protein L21-like: protein MTNTKGKRRGTRYMFSRPFRKHGVVPLATYMRIYKKGDIADIKGMGTVQKGMPHKCYHGKTGRVYNVTQHAVGIVVNKQVKGKILAKGISVRIEHIKHSKSRDSFLKGVKENDQKKKEAKEKGTWVQLKQQPAPPRDAHFVRTNGEEPELLEPVPYEFMA from the coding sequence ATGACAAAcacaaagggaaagaggagaggcacCCGGTACATGTTCTCTAGGCCTTTCAGAAAACATGGAGTTGTTCCATTGGCCACGTATATGCGAATCTACAAGAAGGGTGATATTGCAGACATCAAGGGAATGGGTACTGTCCAAAAAGGAATGCCTCATAAATGCTACCATGGGAAGACTGGAAGAGTCTACAATGTCACTCAGCATGCTGTTGGCATTGTTGTGAACAAGCAAGTCAAGGGCAAGATTCTTGCCAAGGGAATTAGTGTGCGTATCGAGCATATTAAGCACTCTAAGAGCCGAGACAGCTTCCTGAAAGGGGTGAAGGAAAATGaccagaagaagaaggaggccaAAGAGAAGGGAACCTGGGTGCAGCTGAAGCAGCAGCCCGCTCCGCCCAGAGACGCGCACTTTGTGAGGACTAATGGAGAAGAGCCGGAGCTGCTGGAGCCTGTTCCCTATGAGTTCATGGCTTAA